TGGATTATCGTGCATATCGACATAAGAATAAAGAAATTCTTAACGCAATTGAGATTATGTCTGCGATGGCATCGGAAATTACGGAGGGATATCCTGTAAGGTACATAAAGATTGACGAAGATTCTGAAGGATTGTTCCCTTTGTTTGATACCCCGGATGGTGAATTGCCATTGAATTGTTTGAGTCAGGGAACTCAGTCAGTTGTTCAATGGCTGACGCATTTGGTCATGGCTTATGGTGAGTATTATGATTTTGAAAAGGGGTTTTTAGATAGTCCAGCTGTTGCTTTCATTGATGAAATAGATGCACATATGCATCCAGCGTGGCAAAGACGGATAATCCCTACATTAACAAAGTACCTTCCGAATCTTCAAATTTTCTTTTCCACGCACTCTCCTTTGATGCTGACCGGTCTTCGCGAGGGACAAATTCATCTTTTCGACAGAAATAAAAAGGGTGATATTGCCATTTCTCGCAATACCGAAGATATTTCAGGATGGTCCGCTGATGAAATTCTTCATTCCTTTATGAGTTTGAAAAGTCCTACTGACTTAAAAACTGCTGACCAACTTAAGCGATTAGGAGAATTAAGGAATCGTTCGAAACTAACAAAAAAAGAAAAAATTGAACTTGAGAAACTTAGGGAATTTACGCATGAAGCAATGATTTCGGGGCCGACCGGAAAGGGATTAAAGGAAACAGAGGATTTTTTAGCTGATCTGGTGAGGGATGAGAAAAGAAATTCCCTAAAAAGAAAAATATCTCAAAAAAAAATCAATAAGTCGCTAAAATCTAAAACCAAGAAAGTATGATCCGCTTTCAATGAAACGGGTCAATCGTGGCAGCGAACCTCCGAAATTAAAATCAATCCGAAAAAAATATACCCCAAAATGGATCCATTTTTACACTAACAGAAATGGTAAAAGGCCAACGGATAAGCATTGGCGGGATTTTATTGAGGATTTAAAGACGCCATTCGGTGAGATTTGTGGGTATTGTGAAGAATCGTGCCGGGGAGAAGTGGATCACTTCCAACCTATAAGTAAATTTCCGAAGTTAGTCTATGAATGGGAAAAT
The window above is part of the Nitrospinaceae bacterium genome. Proteins encoded here:
- a CDS encoding ATP-binding protein encodes the protein MPISEFEFSNLGPIKKATFEFDDHVNCFIGPNNSGKSTTLFALADIVLYPFVIPPKLFTGKTPTWSIVIRNKKRKRKFSYSGSFPINMGDKNKGNMIGNILRQIGFSVIIPAIRLGTDFRSGGPKDLGVKGNLEVDENVWNDITVKELEKRDKLIEPLSSSIEDQDIIQRLIELDYRAYRHKNKEILNAIEIMSAMASEITEGYPVRYIKIDEDSEGLFPLFDTPDGELPLNCLSQGTQSVVQWLTHLVMAYGEYYDFEKGFLDSPAVAFIDEIDAHMHPAWQRRIIPTLTKYLPNLQIFFSTHSPLMLTGLREGQIHLFDRNKKGDIAISRNTEDISGWSADEILHSFMSLKSPTDLKTADQLKRLGELRNRSKLTKKEKIELEKLREFTHEAMISGPTGKGLKETEDFLADLVRDEKRNSLKRKISQKKINKSLKSKTKKV